From the genome of Palaemon carinicauda isolate YSFRI2023 chromosome 6, ASM3689809v2, whole genome shotgun sequence, one region includes:
- the LOC137643072 gene encoding uncharacterized protein, protein MTLHQTTAYIPEANGFLECFHRFLKASLMSHSIDDSIWFTQIPLVLLGLKTTPKDTMHVSAAEMVYGDPVVIPAELFLSAKSSYNLHQVPHTDEKFIPCHNTYMPPAKQLIEKGLNTTTHVFMHTDSCKPPLTPLFIGPFLTIYHKPQVKAD, encoded by the coding sequence ATGACCCTACATCAGACCACTGCCTACATACCTGAAGCCAACGGATttcttgaatgttttcatcgctttctcaaagcatctttgatgtcccacAGCATTGACGACTCCATCTGGTTTACTCAGATTCCTTTGGTCCTCCTCGGATTAAAGACTACTCCTAAGGACACCATGcatgtctctgcagctgaaatggtttatggtgACCCggtggtcatccctgctgaattaTTTCTGTCTGCAAAATCCTCCTACAATCTCCATCAAGTGCCTCATACTGATGAAAAATTTATTCCCTGCCACAATACTTACATGCCTCCAGCAAAGCAACTTATAGAAAAAGGTTTAAACACCACAACACATGTCTTCATGCACACTGACTCTTGCAAACCACCGCTGACACCCCTTTTCATTGGCCCTTTCCTTACTATCTATCATAAACCACAGGTTAAAGCTGATTAG